From the genome of Paraburkholderia aromaticivorans, one region includes:
- the hydA gene encoding dihydropyrimidinase, whose product MTTLIRGGTIIDAENTYRADVLCADPQDGGTILQIGEDLEAPAGTTIVDAGGQYVMPGGIDPHTHMELPFMGTTASDDFYTGTAAGLSGGTTSIIDFVIPSPKQPLMDAFKEWRGWAEKASADYGFHVAVTWWDDSVYRDMGTLVHEHGVSSFKHFMAYKNAIMADDEVLVNSFSRSLELGALPTVHAENGELVFQLQRQLLAKGFTGPEAHPLSRPPEVEGEAANRAIRIAQVLGVPVYIVHVSAKDAVDAIARARSEGLRVFGEVLPGHLVIDEAVYRDPDWTRAAAHVMSPPFRSAEHREALWRGLQAGQLHTTATDHCVFCASQKAMGREDFTKIPNGCGGVEDRMAVLWHHGVNSGRLTPNEFVRITSTNAAQIFNLYPRKGAVRVGADADLVVWDPNASKTISVKTHHQKVDFNVFEGMTVQGVAMHTLTRGALAWTDGELRAVRGAGRYLKRPPNGAYFDAIRVANKRKEPRPVER is encoded by the coding sequence ATGACGACCCTGATTCGCGGCGGCACGATTATCGACGCGGAGAACACGTATCGTGCGGACGTGTTGTGTGCGGACCCGCAGGACGGCGGCACGATCCTGCAGATCGGCGAAGATCTGGAGGCGCCCGCGGGCACCACGATCGTCGACGCGGGCGGGCAGTATGTGATGCCCGGCGGCATCGATCCGCACACGCATATGGAATTGCCGTTTATGGGCACCACCGCGAGCGACGATTTCTACACGGGCACAGCTGCGGGTTTATCGGGCGGCACCACGAGCATTATCGACTTCGTGATTCCGAGCCCGAAGCAGCCGTTGATGGACGCTTTCAAGGAATGGCGCGGCTGGGCGGAGAAGGCGTCGGCGGACTACGGCTTTCACGTCGCGGTGACGTGGTGGGACGACTCGGTCTATCGCGACATGGGCACGCTGGTGCATGAACACGGCGTGTCGAGTTTCAAGCACTTCATGGCCTACAAAAACGCGATCATGGCCGACGACGAAGTGCTGGTGAACAGCTTCTCGCGTTCGCTCGAACTCGGCGCGCTGCCCACCGTGCATGCGGAAAACGGTGAACTGGTGTTCCAGTTGCAGCGCCAATTGCTGGCGAAAGGCTTTACCGGTCCGGAGGCGCATCCGTTGTCGCGGCCGCCCGAAGTGGAGGGCGAGGCGGCCAATCGGGCGATCCGCATCGCGCAGGTGCTGGGCGTGCCGGTCTATATCGTGCACGTGTCCGCGAAAGACGCGGTCGATGCCATCGCGCGCGCGCGCAGCGAAGGTCTGCGCGTATTCGGCGAGGTGTTGCCGGGCCATCTGGTGATCGACGAGGCCGTCTATCGCGATCCCGACTGGACCCGCGCGGCGGCCCATGTGATGAGCCCGCCGTTCCGCTCGGCCGAACATCGCGAGGCACTGTGGCGCGGTTTGCAAGCCGGCCAGTTGCACACCACGGCGACCGATCACTGCGTGTTCTGCGCGTCGCAAAAGGCCATGGGACGCGAGGACTTCACGAAGATCCCGAACGGCTGCGGCGGCGTGGAAGACCGGATGGCGGTGCTCTGGCATCACGGGGTGAATTCCGGGCGTCTCACGCCGAACGAGTTCGTGCGTATCACGTCGACGAACGCCGCGCAGATCTTCAACCTGTATCCGCGCAAAGGCGCGGTGCGGGTCGGTGCGGATGCCGATCTGGTGGTGTGGGACCCGAACGCGAGCAAGACGATTTCGGTGAAGACGCATCATCAGAAAGTCGACTTCAACGTGTTCGAAGGCATGACGGTGCAAGGCGTGGCAATGCATACGCTCACGCGCGGCGCGCTCGCCTGGACCGATGGCGAGTTGCGCGCGGTGCGCGGCGCGGGCCGTTATCTGAAGCGCCCGCCAAACGGGGCTTACTTCGACGCGATCCGCGTCGCCAACAAGCGCAAGGAGCCGCGTCCGGTGGAGCGGTAA
- a CDS encoding amino acid ABC transporter substrate-binding protein — protein MKSIRSILLIALFQAVAVSSAFAADELAQIKSAGVFRIGTEGTYAPFTYHDESGKLTGFDVEIGTAIAQRLGVKPQFVEGKWDGLIAGLDVNRYDAVINEVAVTDARKVKYDFSDPYITSHAALIVQSNNTTIKNFDDLKGKKSANTLTSNFGKIAAAHGAEVIPVQGFNESIDLLTSGRVDATVNDSLSFLDFKKHKPDAKVKIAALDTSSDSSDKSAVLIRKGSPELQAAINKALADIRKDGTYAKISQKYFGKDVSQ, from the coding sequence ATGAAATCGATTCGTTCCATTTTGCTGATCGCGTTGTTCCAGGCTGTGGCCGTGAGCTCCGCATTCGCCGCCGATGAACTCGCGCAGATCAAATCGGCCGGCGTGTTCCGGATCGGCACCGAAGGCACCTATGCGCCGTTCACCTATCACGACGAGTCGGGCAAGCTGACCGGCTTCGACGTTGAAATCGGCACCGCGATCGCGCAACGTCTCGGCGTCAAGCCGCAATTCGTGGAAGGCAAATGGGACGGTCTGATCGCGGGCCTCGACGTGAACCGTTACGACGCGGTGATCAATGAAGTGGCCGTGACCGACGCGCGCAAGGTCAAATACGACTTCTCCGACCCGTACATCACGTCGCATGCAGCCTTGATCGTGCAGTCGAACAACACCACGATCAAGAATTTCGACGACCTGAAAGGCAAGAAGTCGGCCAACACGCTGACCAGCAACTTCGGCAAGATCGCGGCCGCGCACGGCGCGGAAGTGATTCCCGTGCAAGGCTTCAATGAGTCGATCGATCTGCTGACCTCGGGCCGCGTGGACGCCACCGTCAACGACTCGCTGTCGTTCCTCGACTTCAAGAAGCACAAGCCGGACGCGAAGGTGAAAATCGCCGCGCTCGATACGTCGAGCGACAGCAGCGACAAGTCCGCTGTATTGATCCGCAAGGGCAGCCCCGAATTGCAGGCCGCGATCAACAAGGCGCTCGCCGACATCAGGAAAGACGGCACCTACGCGAAAATCTCGCAGAAGTATTTCGGCAAAGACGTCTCCCAGTAA
- a CDS encoding amino acid ABC transporter permease encodes MPAWLHLMAQSLWPLLYAGLVFTVPLTLVSFAIGLALAFVVALVRLFGPKWAVAIVRFYVWLFRGSPLLVQLFVIFYGLPNVGIVLDPLTAAIIGFSLNVGAYNSEVIRGVIESIPKGQWEAAYSMGMTREQALRRAILPQAARVALPPLSNSFIALVKDTSLAAVLTVPEVFQAAQRIASVTYEPLILYTEAALVYLVFSSVLSSAQVRLERKFGRHALFHAGN; translated from the coding sequence ATGCCGGCATGGTTGCATCTGATGGCGCAGTCGCTGTGGCCCCTGCTGTATGCGGGGCTCGTGTTTACCGTGCCGCTCACGCTGGTCTCGTTTGCAATCGGGCTGGCGCTCGCATTCGTCGTCGCGCTGGTTCGTCTGTTCGGGCCCAAGTGGGCCGTGGCGATCGTGCGCTTCTACGTGTGGCTGTTTCGCGGCTCACCGTTGCTCGTGCAACTATTCGTGATCTTCTATGGATTGCCGAACGTCGGCATCGTGCTCGATCCGTTGACGGCGGCGATCATCGGCTTTTCATTGAATGTGGGCGCGTACAACTCCGAGGTGATACGCGGCGTGATCGAGTCGATTCCGAAAGGGCAGTGGGAGGCGGCGTATTCGATGGGGATGACGCGCGAGCAAGCCTTGCGTCGCGCGATCCTGCCGCAAGCGGCGCGCGTTGCGCTGCCGCCGTTGTCCAATTCGTTTATCGCTCTGGTGAAAGACACCTCGCTCGCGGCGGTGCTGACCGTGCCTGAGGTGTTTCAGGCGGCGCAGCGCATCGCGTCGGTGACTTACGAGCCGCTGATTCTGTACACCGAGGCGGCATTGGTTTATCTGGTCTTCAGTTCGGTGTTGTCGTCGGCGCAAGTCAGGCTCGAGCGCAAATTCGGCCGCCACGCACTTTTCCATGCAGGCAACTGA